The sequence GCCGGTGCGCCGTACAGGCCGCCCGTGCCGGCACCCGTCGCCGGGCCCGCCGATGTGGCCACCTCCGGAACTCCGGCTCCCGGCGTCCAACCGGTCGGCAACTTCGGGGGACCGGGTGCATTGAAACTGCCCGTGGGTCGGGTGAAGCTGGACATCACGCCGGCTCCGCCGCCGAGACCGCCCGCGCCGCCGCCACCACCGCCGCCTCGTGCGGCGGCATCGGTGGTGGCCGCCAGCGTCGCCTGGTCGAACTGGCCGACCTTGTCGATTCCCGCTCCGCCGAGGCCGCCCTGGCCCATGCCCTGCGACAGGGGGCCGAGCATGCCCATCGCCATCTGTGGCATCTGACCGAGCATCTGCGGGAACTGACCGAGCATCTGCATAGGCTGGGCGGCCATTTGCGGCAGCTGGCCGAGCTGGCTCATCATCTGCATCGGCATCTGTGCCATCGAGTTCGCTGGCGCGGCTGCCGCCTGGGCGCCCGGCTGCACCGCGCTGGACGCCTGGTTCACGCCGTTGAGGCTCTGCGACATCGCGGCGCTGGCCGCGCCGCTCGCCGCTGCCTGGCTGACCGCGGCGGCCTGGCCTGCAGGCCCTGCGGGATTGGCGGTGAGGGGGGCCGGTGGCGGCGGGGTGAGCAGCGCGGTGAGGATCGTGGTAACGATTCCCTCGTATCCGCCCATCTGCCCGGCGTTGTTCAACCAGTACCCCTCGTAAAGGCCGTCCAGAACCCCCATCGGCGGAAAGTTGATACCGCAGAAGTTCGTCATGGCCAGACCGGTCCACGTGGTGCGGTTTGAGGTGCAGACCGGTACCGGAATCATCGCCGTCTTGGCGGTGACGTATGCCTGCTCGATACCCGCGGCCGATACCGCTGACTGCTGCACCCAGGCGGCGAGCAGCTGGAGGGCGGCGACGTAGGGCATCGCCGTGGCCATCATGGCTGTTCCACCGGCGCCGACCCATCCGGTCGACGCCGTGACGCCCGCGGTGGCCGCCATCTTCGCGCCCTCGGCGGTGAGTGCTGCGGCGAGCGCCTCGTATGCCGCGGCCGCCGCGGCGATGCTGGCGCCGTTGTCACCGGCCATCAGCTGACCGGCGTTCACCTCAGGGGGGAACGCACTCCACTGGCCCGCCA is a genomic window of Mycobacterium sp. ITM-2016-00318 containing:
- a CDS encoding PPE family protein translates to MAGQWSAFPPEVNAGQLMAGDNGASIAAAAAAYEALAAALTAEGAKMAATAGVTASTGWVGAGGTAMMATAMPYVAALQLLAAWVQQSAVSAAGIEQAYVTAKTAMIPVPVCTSNRTTWTGLAMTNFCGINFPPMGVLDGLYEGYWLNNAGQMGGYEGIVTTILTALLTPPPPAPLTANPAGPAGQAAAVSQAAASGAASAAMSQSLNGVNQASSAVQPGAQAAAAPANSMAQMPMQMMSQLGQLPQMAAQPMQMLGQFPQMLGQMPQMAMGMLGPLSQGMGQGGLGGAGIDKVGQFDQATLAATTDAAARGGGGGGGAGGLGGGAGVMSSFTRPTGSFNAPGPPKLPTGWTPGAGVPEVATSAGPATGAGTGGLYGAPAAAGAAGHMGRDERGRDGSAEGRTMQLTVGPRSGRED